The following nucleotide sequence is from Candidatus Poribacteria bacterium.
ATGGAAGACGGTAAATTACACAAGGAATTCCAGTTTGATACTTTTGTTACTGCGTTCGGATTTATGGCACAACTTGCCCTAATTGCTGAATCAATGAATCATCACCCAGAATGGTTCAATGTCTATAACCGCGTGACAATTGATTTGACGACCCACGATGCAGGCGGCATCAGCGAATTGGACTTCCAGTGGGCAAAACACGCAGATTCGATTAGTGACTAATCTGATGAACAGTACATGTCCAGATAGGAGAGGCGTATGGAAAAAATAAAAGTCTTAATTGGCAGTCGGCAGGCACCGGAAATTGAGGCGATGTTATCAGACGTTCCAGAGAACGTGGAAGTGAGTTTCCTCCCGCATGGAGACCCGTTGCGCGCACATATCGCCGGTGTCGAGATTTTATTTGGGCACATCGGTGAAGACGCAATGTCTGAAGCAAACGCATTGCGTTGGGCACACCAACCACATGCCGGCGTTGAGGGATTCATGTACCCGAGCTTCAAAGCGAGCGATGTTGTCCTCACAAATTGTCGGGGCTTATACGGCACACAGATCGCCGAACACGCCTTCGCGCTCCTTTTATCCCTTACCCGACACATTCCAATACAGTTGGAATTTATGAAGACAAAACATTGGGAGCGCACACAATGTATTGAACTCGCGGGGATGACGATGGGCATCCTTGGACTCGGTGGTATCGGAAGGGCAATCGCTGCACGTGCGCGCGCATTTGAATTTGAGGTCGTCGCTGCGGATGTTGAATCAATTGACAAACCCGATACTGTTTCGGAACTCTATAATTTGGACGGATTGATGCCGTTTCTGGCGCAGTCGA
It contains:
- a CDS encoding 4a-hydroxytetrahydrobiopterin dehydratase: MAAKKLSDAEIQENLEQLSGWTMEDGKLHKEFQFDTFVTAFGFMAQLALIAESMNHHPEWFNVYNRVTIDLTTHDAGGISELDFQWAKHADSISD
- a CDS encoding D-2-hydroxyacid dehydrogenase, translated to MEKIKVLIGSRQAPEIEAMLSDVPENVEVSFLPHGDPLRAHIAGVEILFGHIGEDAMSEANALRWAHQPHAGVEGFMYPSFKASDVVLTNCRGLYGTQIAEHAFALLLSLTRHIPIQLEFMKTKHWERTQCIELAGMTMGILGLGGIGRAIAARARAFEFEVVAADVESIDKPDTVSELYNLDGLMPFLAQSNIVMVCCPSTPETHKLLSHAQFSQMPDSSYVVNVSRGKVIDEEALVAALRSGKLAGAGLDVTYTEPCPPESPLWEQENVILTSHSAGASQHIRRRAMQLFIDNLHRYVASEPLVNVVDKTKGY